The following are encoded together in the Myxococcus xanthus genome:
- a CDS encoding 4'-phosphopantetheinyl transferase family protein, which yields MPTDFQPLALRPDEVHVWIVEPERIDDRRLLDAYWALLDAKERDKQQRFRFERHQRQYLVSHALVRLTLSRYAPVAPEAWAFDTNTYGRPVVRGEWGPKLRFNLSHTDGMALVAVGWDAELGADVEDAQRKGETVEIADHYFAASEVAALKALPAERHRERFFEYWTLKESYIKARGAGLSLPLDQFAFHLEPGQAPRISFDPRMQDVPEAWQFVQLRPSERHQAAVAVNRPRGQPLSVRWQFTVPLAGDTPPRFQAA from the coding sequence ATGCCGACAGACTTCCAGCCCCTCGCGCTGCGTCCGGATGAGGTCCATGTATGGATTGTCGAGCCCGAGCGCATCGACGACCGGCGCCTCCTGGATGCCTACTGGGCGCTGCTGGACGCGAAGGAGCGCGACAAGCAGCAGCGCTTCCGCTTCGAGCGGCACCAGCGCCAGTACCTGGTGAGCCATGCGCTGGTGCGGCTGACGCTGTCGCGCTACGCGCCGGTGGCGCCGGAGGCCTGGGCCTTCGACACCAACACGTACGGCCGGCCGGTGGTGCGGGGGGAGTGGGGCCCGAAGCTGCGCTTCAACCTGTCCCATACCGACGGCATGGCGCTGGTGGCGGTGGGCTGGGACGCGGAGCTGGGCGCGGACGTGGAGGACGCGCAGCGGAAGGGGGAGACGGTGGAGATCGCCGACCACTACTTCGCCGCCTCGGAAGTGGCGGCGCTGAAGGCCCTGCCGGCGGAGCGGCACCGGGAGCGCTTCTTCGAGTACTGGACGCTGAAGGAGTCCTACATCAAGGCGCGCGGCGCGGGGCTGTCACTGCCGCTGGACCAGTTCGCCTTCCACCTGGAGCCGGGACAGGCGCCGCGCATCTCCTTCGACCCGCGGATGCAAGACGTGCCGGAGGCGTGGCAGTTCGTTCAGCTGCGCCCGTCGGAGCGGCACCAGGCGGCAGTGGCGGTGAACCGGCCCCGTGGGCAGCCGCTGTCGGTGCGTTGGCAGTTCACGGTGCCGCTGGCCGGGGACACGCCGCCCCGGTTCCAGGCGGCGTAG
- a CDS encoding fatty acid desaturase family protein, translating into MDSATRSSAFTSLSRDAERNLIARTRPFAAQDTRRSWWEVGTTFAALLGAIALAALPSWWPLRIVGSVVQALALIRSFILVHDYLHGSLLSGSRIAKALFHTHAVLLLTPPRVWTESHNHHHANTARLAASASGTFTTWTAQQWREATALERLAYVVERHPLVMIFAYPLAFLGGLCIVPFVKHPLRYWSAGFAVLLHVTISAAVFHFGGLGVYLTAMVLPLSLGYALGAYLFFSQHNFPDVALREDPDWTHASAALEASSYLACGPVMAWFTGNIGYHHVHHLNPRIPFYRLPEAMAAIPELQNPRTTTLHPRDVLACLRLNVWDGKRGRMVRFRDVPASR; encoded by the coding sequence ATGGACTCCGCGACCCGCAGCAGCGCCTTCACCTCACTCTCCCGAGACGCCGAGCGGAACCTCATCGCCCGCACGCGGCCCTTCGCTGCGCAGGACACGCGGCGGAGCTGGTGGGAAGTAGGCACCACCTTCGCGGCCCTGCTGGGCGCCATCGCGCTCGCCGCCCTTCCCTCCTGGTGGCCCCTGCGCATCGTGGGCAGCGTGGTGCAAGCGCTGGCGCTGATCCGCTCCTTCATCCTGGTCCACGACTACTTGCACGGTTCACTGCTGTCGGGCTCGCGGATCGCCAAAGCCCTGTTCCACACCCACGCGGTGCTGCTGCTCACGCCGCCGCGCGTCTGGACCGAGTCGCACAACCACCACCATGCGAACACGGCGCGGCTGGCTGCCTCCGCGTCAGGGACGTTCACCACGTGGACGGCGCAGCAGTGGCGAGAGGCCACGGCGCTGGAGCGGCTGGCCTACGTGGTGGAGCGGCATCCGCTTGTGATGATCTTCGCGTACCCGCTCGCGTTCCTGGGTGGGCTGTGCATCGTGCCTTTCGTGAAGCACCCGCTGCGCTACTGGAGCGCGGGCTTCGCCGTGCTCCTCCACGTGACCATCAGCGCGGCGGTGTTCCACTTCGGGGGCCTGGGCGTGTACCTCACGGCGATGGTGCTGCCGCTGTCCCTCGGCTACGCGCTGGGGGCGTACCTCTTCTTCTCCCAGCACAACTTCCCGGACGTCGCGCTGCGCGAGGACCCGGACTGGACGCACGCGAGCGCGGCCCTGGAGGCGTCGAGCTACCTGGCCTGCGGCCCCGTCATGGCGTGGTTCACCGGCAACATCGGCTACCACCACGTCCACCACCTCAACCCGCGCATCCCCTTCTACCGGCTGCCGGAGGCCATGGCCGCCATCCCCGAACTGCAGAACCCGCGCACCACCACCCTGCACCCCAGGGACGTGCTGGCCTGTCTGCGACTCAACGTCTGGGACGGAAAGCGGGGTCGCATGGTCCGGTTCCGGGACGTTCCCGCGTCACGCTGA
- a CDS encoding TerC family protein, which yields METFPSVGSPGLWAGFIAFVIAMLALDLGVFHRKAHVVKFKEALGWSALWVSLALVFGAGVWWKFGPEPGLQFITGYLIEKSLSVDNIFVFVVIFSALRIPALYQHRVLFWGILSALALRAIMIFAGVAMLARFHWLIYVFGGFLIITGVKLFLQRNKEDNPEEGALMRLARRTIPSTPNFDGHHFFTVENGRKLATPLLMALLLVEASDILFALDSIPAIFAVTTDPFIVFTSNIFAILGLRSMFFMLAGAVEKFSYLKVGLSAVLVFVGTKMAIIDFVKMPPEVSLSVIAGLLGASIVASLIKSRHAPTSDADAPKV from the coding sequence ATGGAAACCTTCCCAAGCGTCGGCAGCCCGGGCCTGTGGGCCGGCTTTATCGCCTTCGTCATCGCGATGCTGGCGCTCGATCTCGGCGTCTTCCACCGCAAAGCCCACGTGGTGAAGTTCAAGGAGGCCCTGGGCTGGAGCGCGTTGTGGGTCAGCCTGGCGCTCGTCTTCGGCGCGGGTGTCTGGTGGAAGTTCGGGCCTGAGCCCGGCCTCCAGTTCATCACCGGCTACCTCATCGAGAAGTCGCTCTCCGTCGACAACATCTTCGTCTTCGTCGTCATCTTCTCGGCGCTGCGAATCCCCGCGCTGTACCAGCACCGAGTCCTCTTCTGGGGCATCCTCAGCGCGCTGGCGCTGCGAGCCATCATGATTTTCGCGGGCGTGGCGATGCTGGCCCGCTTCCACTGGCTCATCTACGTCTTCGGCGGCTTCCTCATCATCACGGGCGTGAAGCTCTTCCTCCAGCGCAACAAGGAGGACAACCCGGAGGAAGGCGCGCTGATGCGTCTTGCCCGGCGGACCATCCCCTCGACGCCCAACTTCGACGGGCACCACTTCTTCACCGTGGAGAACGGCCGCAAGCTGGCCACGCCGCTGCTGATGGCGCTCCTGCTGGTGGAGGCGTCGGACATCCTCTTCGCGCTCGACTCCATCCCCGCCATCTTCGCCGTGACGACGGACCCCTTCATCGTCTTCACGTCCAACATCTTCGCCATCCTCGGCCTGCGCTCCATGTTCTTCATGCTGGCCGGCGCGGTGGAGAAGTTCAGCTACCTGAAGGTGGGCCTCTCCGCGGTGCTCGTCTTCGTCGGTACGAAGATGGCGATCATCGACTTCGTGAAGATGCCGCCCGAGGTGTCCCTGTCGGTCATCGCCGGCCTGCTGGGCGCGAGCATCGTCGCGTCGCTAATCAAGTCCCGGCACGCGCCCACCAGCGACGCCGACGCGCCCAAGGTCTGA
- a CDS encoding carbohydrate-binding protein, which produces MTRNRFLSSTCGALFALAAITGCGNEAGNEDSNAPGRTETPGQSPQVPAPSPSEQTPGGQTPGTPEPGDSDTSPDEPVATTPPDEPSTHPENPSTEPEQPVASGADKFGVTMIHPSAAGGEQWFLADDAMSDSRFDPQDDLTRNSDGSWNLKSDKVRMNVFTSTGYKPKEIATYDRDVLASRGYMQSPNDWKNIEMTGFVKLNSASDESDNFDMYARGGKHNDDHEGCEGSSYKGALHFNGQARFQKEAWHVSYEQAPYKKVTEPLTGRWVGFKTVMRNTQVNGKEAVHLEMYLNENADKVSWEKVYDFVDAGDWGGDAEHCGGADGAIPLTWGGPIATFRWDSTDDVDFKWLSVREIAPEQ; this is translated from the coding sequence TTGACTCGGAATCGTTTTCTGTCCTCGACGTGTGGTGCGCTCTTCGCTCTGGCCGCCATCACGGGCTGCGGGAATGAAGCTGGTAACGAGGATTCCAACGCGCCAGGGCGGACCGAGACCCCTGGCCAGTCTCCGCAGGTGCCTGCTCCCTCTCCGTCCGAGCAGACGCCCGGTGGCCAGACTCCCGGCACCCCGGAGCCTGGGGATTCTGACACTTCGCCGGATGAGCCTGTCGCCACCACGCCGCCCGACGAGCCCTCGACCCATCCCGAGAACCCGTCGACCGAGCCCGAGCAGCCTGTCGCGTCGGGCGCGGACAAGTTCGGCGTGACGATGATCCACCCGTCCGCCGCCGGCGGTGAGCAGTGGTTCCTGGCCGACGACGCGATGTCCGACAGCCGCTTCGACCCGCAGGACGACCTCACGCGCAACTCGGACGGCTCCTGGAATCTCAAGAGCGACAAGGTGCGCATGAACGTCTTCACGTCCACCGGCTACAAGCCGAAAGAGATCGCCACGTATGACCGTGACGTGCTCGCCAGCCGTGGCTACATGCAGTCGCCAAACGACTGGAAGAACATCGAGATGACGGGCTTCGTGAAGCTCAACTCCGCGTCCGATGAGTCCGACAACTTCGACATGTATGCGCGTGGCGGGAAGCACAACGACGACCACGAGGGCTGTGAGGGCAGCAGCTACAAGGGCGCGCTGCACTTCAATGGCCAGGCTCGTTTCCAGAAGGAGGCGTGGCACGTCTCCTACGAGCAGGCGCCGTACAAGAAGGTGACGGAGCCGCTGACGGGCCGCTGGGTGGGCTTCAAGACGGTGATGCGGAACACGCAGGTCAACGGCAAGGAGGCCGTGCACCTGGAGATGTACCTCAACGAGAACGCCGACAAGGTCTCCTGGGAGAAGGTCTACGACTTCGTGGACGCCGGTGATTGGGGTGGTGACGCCGAGCACTGCGGCGGCGCGGATGGCGCGATTCCGCTCACGTGGGGCGGCCCCATCGCCACGTTCCGTTGGGACAGCACCGACGACGTGGACTTCAAGTGGCTGTCCGTGCGCGAAATCGCGCCGGAGCAGTGA
- the cysC gene encoding adenylyl-sulfate kinase, whose amino-acid sequence MGRSAGFILWLTGLSGAGKSTLSRALRAHLASSMPVEVLDGDEVRTWLSRGLGFTREDREENVRRIGHVARLLAKHGVGVIAAAISPYASSRAEVRRLAEEAGIPFVEIYVQAPLDVLIARDVKGLYKKALAGELAHFTGVSDPYEAPDAPDVTVHSDVDTVEAGLWRVLETLRKRGLLDAAAAA is encoded by the coding sequence ATGGGGCGTTCCGCGGGCTTCATACTCTGGCTGACAGGTCTGTCAGGTGCGGGCAAGAGCACCTTGTCCCGTGCACTGCGTGCGCACCTGGCCTCGTCGATGCCCGTGGAGGTGCTGGACGGGGATGAGGTGCGCACCTGGCTGTCCCGCGGGCTGGGCTTCACCCGCGAGGACCGCGAGGAGAACGTGCGCCGCATCGGTCATGTGGCCCGGCTGCTGGCGAAGCACGGGGTGGGCGTCATCGCCGCGGCCATTTCGCCCTATGCGAGCTCGCGCGCCGAGGTGCGCCGGCTGGCCGAGGAAGCGGGCATCCCCTTCGTGGAAATCTATGTCCAGGCGCCTCTGGACGTGCTCATCGCCCGGGACGTGAAGGGGCTCTACAAGAAGGCGCTGGCCGGCGAGCTGGCGCACTTCACCGGCGTGTCGGACCCCTATGAGGCGCCTGACGCGCCCGACGTCACCGTCCACTCGGATGTGGACACCGTGGAGGCGGGCCTGTGGCGCGTCTTGGAGACGCTGCGAAAGCGGGGCCTGCTCGACGCCGCCGCGGCGGCGTGA
- a CDS encoding glycosyltransferase, translating into MELFPIQLLFMVVLMNRYVLGPLLRRLKGRKFDRVDDTYLPRVAIVIPLFNEGEGIYHGVRSLLEQDYPSHLLQIVVVDDCSKDDSYAWALKAAEGNPNVIVMRNPENMGKRKGINRAVKAATDAEIIVSVDSDVIVDKAAVRQLVRRFVSPRIAAVGGRTYVTNRHQNWMTRMIEIKFHFAQEWLKDLERSFRQVMCLSGCLTAYRRHVLLELEPILEARAIAGIPIKYGEDRFLTRQIVKHDYETVYTLDAFCFTAAPSTLAGYFSQQLRWRRSNLVDLLGGLSHAWRLHPVVAVHYVSQLALLLSYPLVIVHNVLTGEFWDILAFHFLVIGLLGVIYRIETRHLPADRRVHGASFLPMALLMPVTYALFTPLALLTLDSGSWETRGSANTAPETSPVDSGGRFPPTHAGEGTTP; encoded by the coding sequence ATGGAGCTCTTTCCAATTCAGTTACTTTTCATGGTGGTTCTGATGAACCGCTATGTCCTCGGGCCATTGCTACGGCGCCTGAAGGGGCGGAAGTTCGACAGAGTCGACGACACCTACCTGCCGCGAGTCGCCATCGTCATCCCGCTGTTCAACGAAGGCGAAGGCATCTACCACGGCGTTCGCAGTCTCCTGGAGCAGGACTATCCCAGCCACCTGCTGCAAATCGTGGTGGTGGATGACTGCTCCAAGGATGACAGCTACGCCTGGGCGCTGAAGGCGGCGGAGGGAAATCCCAACGTCATCGTCATGCGCAACCCGGAGAACATGGGCAAGCGCAAGGGCATCAACCGCGCGGTGAAGGCCGCCACGGACGCGGAAATCATCGTGTCGGTGGACTCGGACGTCATCGTCGACAAGGCCGCCGTCCGCCAACTGGTGCGCCGCTTCGTCAGCCCGCGCATCGCCGCGGTGGGCGGCCGAACCTACGTGACGAACCGTCATCAGAACTGGATGACGCGGATGATTGAAATCAAGTTCCACTTCGCCCAGGAGTGGCTCAAGGACCTGGAGCGCAGCTTCCGCCAGGTGATGTGCCTGTCGGGCTGCCTCACCGCGTACCGCCGCCACGTGCTGCTGGAGCTGGAGCCCATCCTCGAGGCGCGCGCCATCGCGGGCATCCCCATCAAGTACGGCGAGGACCGGTTCCTCACGCGGCAGATCGTCAAGCACGACTACGAGACGGTCTACACGCTGGACGCCTTTTGCTTCACCGCCGCGCCGTCGACGCTGGCCGGGTACTTCTCCCAGCAGCTCCGGTGGCGCCGCTCCAACCTGGTGGACCTGCTGGGCGGCCTGTCACACGCCTGGCGGCTCCACCCGGTCGTGGCGGTCCACTACGTGTCGCAGCTCGCGCTGCTCCTCTCCTACCCGCTGGTCATCGTGCACAACGTCCTGACCGGCGAGTTCTGGGACATCCTCGCCTTCCACTTCCTGGTCATCGGATTGCTGGGGGTCATCTATCGCATCGAAACACGGCACCTTCCCGCGGACCGACGCGTCCACGGCGCCAGCTTCCTGCCCATGGCCCTGCTGATGCCGGTGACGTACGCGCTCTTCACACCGCTGGCGCTGCTGACGCTGGACTCGGGGAGCTGGGAGACACGGGGCAGCGCCAACACCGCTCCCGAGACGTCCCCGGTCGACTCCGGGGGCCGCTTTCCTCCCACCCATGCTGGTGAGGGCACTACGCCATGA
- a CDS encoding thioesterase II family protein: MQSASNSSPHAPDRWFPTRKPLTDPRLRLFCLPYAGGSVAIYNQWSQGLPAGVELCPVQLPGRERRLSEKPIGSLPALVDALLPAIAPLLDRPFAFFGYSMGARISLELARRLQARNGPRPVGLFLGAAGPPSVNTREPIHHLPEPEFIAQLRRYDGTPEEIFQHRELLELVLPMLRADFGIAFTEDGPQPAKLEVPISVVGSPEDKHVPTANLERWRDETRSEDVRVRLFPGGHFFIKSQRDALLAHISEDLNRWMGRAP, translated from the coding sequence ATGCAAAGCGCGTCCAACTCGAGCCCTCATGCCCCCGACCGCTGGTTCCCCACCCGGAAGCCGTTGACGGACCCACGGCTGCGGCTGTTCTGTCTGCCGTACGCCGGTGGCAGCGTGGCCATCTACAACCAGTGGAGCCAGGGCCTGCCGGCGGGTGTGGAGCTGTGCCCCGTCCAGCTTCCCGGGCGCGAACGCCGCCTGTCCGAGAAGCCCATTGGCAGCCTGCCTGCCCTGGTGGACGCGCTGCTGCCCGCCATCGCGCCGCTGCTGGACCGGCCCTTCGCCTTCTTCGGCTACAGCATGGGCGCTCGCATCTCCCTGGAGCTCGCCAGGCGCCTCCAGGCTCGCAATGGCCCGCGCCCCGTGGGCCTGTTCCTGGGGGCCGCCGGGCCGCCGTCCGTCAACACCCGCGAGCCCATCCACCATCTGCCCGAACCGGAGTTCATCGCGCAACTGCGGCGCTATGACGGCACGCCCGAGGAGATCTTCCAGCACCGCGAGCTGCTGGAGCTGGTGCTGCCCATGCTGCGCGCCGACTTCGGCATCGCCTTCACGGAGGACGGCCCCCAGCCCGCGAAGCTGGAGGTCCCCATCTCCGTCGTCGGCTCGCCCGAGGACAAGCACGTCCCCACCGCGAACCTGGAGCGCTGGCGCGACGAGACGCGGAGCGAGGACGTCCGCGTCCGCCTCTTCCCCGGCGGCCACTTCTTCATCAAGTCGCAGCGGGACGCCCTCCTCGCGCACATCAGCGAGGACCTGAACCGGTGGATGGGCCGCGCGCCCTGA
- a CDS encoding Rieske 2Fe-2S domain-containing protein, with translation MHITFLGHAGFVVETAGAIVVMDPWLSSRGAFDSAWMQLPCNHHLAPRVREKLETPGKARYLYVSHEHKDHFDPEFLATLRQRDFTVLVPRFHRSELQDVFARYGCKQVIACEDGHEVPIKGGYVKLFVSEQGTNRDSAVMVRGDGQCFLNINDCKLHDRMGRIVAEEGPIDVFSAQFSGAIWHPTCYEYPAETYAAISLKKRESKFEAVARTLEVIQPRAYIAAAGPAAFLDPAQFHLNFEKVNIFPNATQLFAFLRQRLPQGKTRYLEPMPGDVLDAKSLEFVSQVAERVTPENMKAYLHAYAKRQESVFRERRRNLLVAEVAEIHERLRVELQRKLDLLDLHERVGMPLYVELTELPDRLLRVDFKSRRVHVVADIQEEVRYTLKTSAADVGRVLDRKLTWEDFLLSFRLRLSRNPDVYEPVLHGFLGVEIEDMREFCDGIRSTESQRERTVVEAGGRRFSIQRFCPHQGADLSEGWVEEGRYLVCPRHRWQFDLDAGGVCTQNTSTLCAELLPEREQEKPQTPATDPQPQL, from the coding sequence ATGCACATTACTTTCCTGGGCCACGCCGGGTTCGTCGTGGAGACGGCGGGGGCCATTGTCGTCATGGACCCGTGGCTGTCGTCCCGCGGGGCATTCGACTCGGCGTGGATGCAGCTGCCGTGCAACCACCACCTGGCGCCGCGCGTGCGGGAGAAGCTGGAGACGCCCGGCAAGGCGCGCTACCTCTACGTCAGTCACGAGCACAAGGACCACTTCGACCCGGAGTTCCTGGCCACCCTCCGCCAGAGGGACTTCACGGTGCTGGTGCCGCGCTTCCACCGCTCCGAACTGCAGGACGTGTTCGCCAGGTATGGCTGCAAGCAGGTCATCGCCTGCGAGGACGGCCACGAGGTCCCCATCAAGGGCGGCTACGTGAAGCTGTTCGTGTCGGAGCAGGGGACCAACCGTGACTCCGCGGTGATGGTGCGCGGTGACGGGCAGTGCTTCCTCAACATCAACGACTGCAAGCTCCATGACCGGATGGGGCGCATCGTCGCGGAGGAGGGGCCCATCGACGTGTTCTCCGCGCAGTTCTCCGGGGCCATCTGGCACCCCACCTGCTACGAGTACCCGGCGGAGACCTATGCGGCCATCTCGCTGAAGAAGCGGGAGAGCAAGTTCGAGGCGGTGGCGCGCACGCTCGAGGTGATTCAGCCGCGGGCGTACATCGCGGCGGCCGGGCCCGCGGCCTTCCTGGACCCGGCGCAGTTCCACCTCAATTTCGAGAAGGTGAACATCTTCCCGAACGCGACGCAGCTCTTCGCTTTTCTGCGGCAGCGTCTGCCCCAGGGGAAGACGCGCTACCTGGAGCCGATGCCCGGGGACGTGCTGGACGCGAAGTCGCTGGAGTTCGTCTCGCAGGTGGCCGAGCGCGTGACGCCGGAGAACATGAAGGCGTACTTGCACGCCTACGCGAAGCGGCAGGAGTCTGTGTTCCGCGAGCGGCGGCGAAACCTGCTCGTCGCGGAGGTGGCGGAGATTCACGAGCGGCTGCGCGTGGAACTCCAGCGCAAGCTGGACCTCCTCGACCTGCACGAGCGCGTGGGCATGCCGCTCTACGTGGAGCTGACGGAGCTTCCGGACCGGCTCTTGCGCGTGGACTTCAAGTCGCGCCGTGTCCACGTGGTGGCGGACATCCAGGAAGAGGTTCGCTACACGCTGAAGACGAGCGCGGCCGACGTGGGGCGCGTGTTGGACCGCAAGCTCACGTGGGAGGACTTCCTGCTGTCGTTCCGCCTGCGCCTGAGTCGCAACCCGGACGTGTACGAGCCGGTGCTGCACGGCTTCCTGGGTGTGGAGATCGAGGACATGCGCGAGTTCTGCGACGGCATCCGCTCCACCGAGTCCCAGCGGGAGCGAACGGTGGTGGAGGCCGGTGGACGGCGCTTCTCCATCCAGCGCTTCTGCCCCCACCAGGGCGCCGACCTGTCCGAGGGCTGGGTAGAGGAGGGGCGCTACCTGGTGTGCCCGCGCCACCGTTGGCAGTTCGACCTGGACGCCGGGGGCGTGTGCACGCAGAACACGTCCACGCTCTGCGCGGAGCTGCTGCCCGAGCGTGAGCAGGAGAAGCCCCAGACGCCGGCGACGGACCCGCAGCCTCAGTTGTAG
- a CDS encoding MBL fold metallo-hydrolase, whose protein sequence is MLDRPMYLKPNVAIEPLYNQWYAWWYLLSPATAPLFVTNLHQKLMQSFVANPDVHVAALKNPMLMGGPFINHPAAKASRVKELLERTQKEQANMLAYTKAVAELEQLMAPNNGGSLEGLYAKVPDILRGYVELTYDLSNRASARYIEPLLYRSPFHKESSQSVTLMQVDGDWRPYIFSTPRLEEDTPLWLRVPYKHEGLDALFRMRHTPGSPGQVAEMLGVPASAADAFAALFTDVEPRRTERYTGEGVRVRYFGHACVLLETKDVSILTDPVISYEFPTDLPRFTHSDLPERIDYVVLTHGHADHLMMETLIQLRHRVGCIIVPRNNGNSLADPSLRLMLHHNGFKNVVEIDDLQEIPVPGGSITGLPFLGEHSDLAIQAKTAHLVRLGGKSMLMAADSNAIEPRMYQHLRDIVGTIDVLFLGMECEGGPMSWMYGPLLCNPLPRKMDQARRLNGSDSARAIEITNYLSPKEVYVYAMGQEPWLRHVMILVYDDKAPQIVESNKFLEHCRTKGIQAERPYVKMERILA, encoded by the coding sequence ATGCTGGACCGCCCCATGTACCTCAAGCCGAACGTCGCCATCGAGCCGCTCTACAATCAATGGTACGCGTGGTGGTACCTGCTGTCTCCGGCGACGGCCCCGCTGTTCGTGACGAACCTGCACCAGAAGCTGATGCAGTCCTTCGTGGCGAACCCGGACGTGCACGTGGCGGCCCTGAAGAACCCGATGCTGATGGGCGGCCCGTTCATCAACCACCCGGCGGCGAAGGCCTCGCGCGTGAAGGAGCTCCTGGAGCGGACGCAGAAGGAGCAGGCCAACATGCTCGCGTACACCAAGGCGGTGGCCGAGCTGGAGCAGCTCATGGCGCCCAACAACGGCGGCTCCCTGGAGGGCCTCTACGCCAAGGTGCCCGACATCCTCCGCGGCTACGTGGAGCTCACGTACGACCTGAGCAACCGCGCCAGCGCGCGGTACATCGAGCCGCTCCTGTACCGCAGCCCCTTCCACAAGGAGTCCTCGCAGAGCGTGACGCTCATGCAGGTGGACGGCGACTGGCGGCCCTACATCTTCAGCACGCCCCGCCTGGAGGAGGACACGCCCCTGTGGCTGCGCGTCCCCTACAAGCACGAAGGCCTGGACGCCCTCTTCCGCATGCGCCACACGCCGGGCTCCCCCGGACAGGTCGCGGAGATGCTCGGCGTGCCCGCCTCCGCCGCGGACGCCTTCGCCGCGCTCTTCACCGACGTCGAGCCCCGCCGCACGGAGCGCTACACCGGTGAGGGCGTGCGCGTGCGCTACTTCGGCCACGCCTGCGTGCTGCTGGAGACGAAGGACGTCAGCATCCTCACCGACCCCGTCATCAGCTACGAGTTCCCCACGGACCTCCCCCGCTTCACCCACTCCGACCTGCCCGAGCGCATCGACTACGTGGTCCTCACGCACGGCCACGCCGACCACCTGATGATGGAGACGCTCATCCAGCTGCGGCACCGGGTGGGCTGCATCATCGTCCCGCGCAACAACGGCAACTCGCTTGCGGACCCGTCGCTGCGGCTGATGCTCCACCACAACGGCTTCAAGAACGTGGTGGAGATTGACGACCTCCAGGAGATTCCCGTGCCGGGCGGCTCCATCACCGGCCTGCCCTTCTTGGGCGAGCACAGCGACCTGGCCATCCAGGCCAAGACAGCGCACCTGGTGCGCCTGGGCGGCAAGTCCATGCTGATGGCCGCGGACTCCAACGCCATCGAGCCGCGCATGTACCAGCACCTGCGCGACATCGTCGGCACCATCGACGTGCTGTTCCTCGGCATGGAGTGCGAAGGCGGCCCGATGAGCTGGATGTACGGCCCGCTGCTGTGCAATCCCCTGCCCCGGAAGATGGACCAGGCCCGCCGGCTCAACGGCTCCGACAGCGCCCGCGCCATCGAAATCACCAACTACCTGTCGCCCAAGGAGGTCTACGTCTACGCCATGGGCCAGGAGCCGTGGCTGCGCCACGTGATGATCCTCGTCTACGACGACAAGGCCCCGCAGATTGTCGAGTCGAACAAGTTCCTGGAGCACTGCCGCACGAAGGGCATCCAGGCCGAGCGCCCCTACGTGAAGATGGAGCGCATCCTCGCTTGA
- a CDS encoding SCP2 sterol-binding domain-containing protein, producing MAKFPSKEWVDEAVRLTNEDPECAMAGKGWKGDFGAVVEAEPGKLAKAFVVHVVPGDCRIEKARVLADPDDLDELEPVYLARAPYSVWKQLLKGTLDPVEAVLKRRISMKGDLQPLIERMKYKGIADRVFAQLQTQFIDEP from the coding sequence ATGGCGAAGTTCCCGTCGAAGGAGTGGGTGGACGAAGCGGTCCGCCTCACCAATGAGGATCCCGAGTGCGCCATGGCCGGCAAGGGCTGGAAGGGCGACTTCGGGGCGGTGGTGGAAGCCGAGCCCGGCAAGCTGGCGAAGGCTTTCGTGGTGCACGTCGTCCCCGGTGACTGCCGCATCGAGAAGGCGCGCGTCCTGGCGGATCCAGACGACCTGGACGAGCTGGAGCCGGTGTACCTGGCCCGCGCGCCCTACAGCGTCTGGAAGCAGCTCCTCAAAGGGACGCTGGACCCGGTGGAGGCGGTGCTCAAGCGCCGCATCTCCATGAAGGGCGACCTGCAGCCGCTGATCGAACGCATGAAGTACAAGGGCATCGCCGACCGCGTCTTCGCGCAGCTGCAGACGCAGTTCATCGACGAGCCCTGA